The proteins below come from a single uncultured Dethiosulfovibrio sp. genomic window:
- a CDS encoding UvrD-helicase domain-containing protein — protein MTTRTGDMDQGLKWLSELVEGKTLKAQAEAITAEEPTVVVSAGAGTGKTWTLAWRFLWAVATGRAKAGEILTLTFTDKAATEMADRIRALMTTVLSMASGHRSIELRLKAALEELDDGYISTIHSFASRVIKESGLSLDLDPASRVVSSPEEDLFWNQMVDVLDRLDGRWIGSNLSGETRKTALAILEDRLTRIILATYSPASVISFARGLMDISSSRGDGPQTLWNWAENLEDRHEEVRLEVLKVAHHRWAEIYEVWFGPMGIFAALDLDSNGTQLADRLRGLKDRWKVFKEDMDLPAFLSDLSECIKNARGKLADSIALMLPERSVKAHRDGIKDQSFLWDLSLTGWSRKELDLTSGLLRIGGLCWHCWEARKSGRGLIAFDDMILRAGEVLERERDYSNRFKEIMVDEFQDTNGLQDRLIRSMSDGKRLFLVGDLKQSIYRFRHADLSLFGGYIQEVRKGGGRYVSLDVSFRTRDELIHRINDLFSKVWKDGLGRSLPHLYEELRPPVDQDWHKLRQEVSVPPLELLLTYPEKKTSAEEKRNIAMELLSNRLSSLVGEATVWDKSAGKTGPLRWRDVAILVPSRAIFPAIQRVLGGRGIPLHFEKNTSYYARTEVQDSVALLKYLSDPDDMLSLAGFLSSPLSGIPLRDAQDLVFKGAALGERLAEGFPGLWKKLERWRITGRVKGASAVMEELVADGSILERFADWKRSGVAANLRRTVDLLREYESTVGSGLSGASGWLADAMKRKAKEEEAGSVGPDEDVVKVMTIHGSKGLEFPMVVLAGCDGRRRGFPQALLPSIHLGAALSDDLSLSRKVHRFLDDEEEEEEGERLFYVGCTRARDSLILVGTGEPADGSWLKTAMNHGFMEWAATELTGGPSAGDEPVSAERGPVIGSPAKPGGLDRLSPSSWALFRHCPHGWRLRFRQAVDLSWEAGDGSDPGGADLGTLTHWLLARWDFSVEGKKGVDRLLAWDRSLLPPDLRPLWAQVDVRSSVESWLTDLAKGPDGGMYRELLREGRLRREVPFRVPLDDGPLLVGAVDLMWEEGGKVFIRDYKTTGVDSDVHRLYDDQLRLYGLAVHLGMETDSVDMALCLLREGGKELSVDLAPFGSWGDLEEAVRADALSAASGPWSRSVDFCDSCPFRRVCRGY, from the coding sequence ATGACGACTCGGACCGGTGATATGGATCAGGGGCTAAAATGGCTCTCCGAGCTGGTGGAGGGCAAAACCCTGAAGGCCCAGGCCGAGGCTATAACCGCTGAGGAGCCTACGGTGGTCGTAAGCGCCGGGGCCGGTACGGGAAAGACCTGGACCTTGGCCTGGAGGTTTCTCTGGGCGGTGGCCACCGGTCGGGCGAAGGCGGGGGAGATACTGACTCTGACCTTCACAGACAAGGCGGCAACCGAGATGGCCGACAGGATAAGGGCCCTTATGACCACCGTATTGTCCATGGCTTCAGGCCATCGGTCCATAGAGCTCCGGCTCAAAGCGGCGCTGGAGGAGCTGGACGACGGCTATATATCCACCATCCACTCCTTTGCGTCTCGGGTCATAAAGGAATCGGGCCTATCTCTGGACCTGGATCCCGCCTCTCGGGTAGTGTCCTCGCCGGAGGAGGACCTCTTCTGGAACCAGATGGTCGACGTACTGGACAGGCTGGACGGTCGATGGATCGGCTCCAATCTGTCCGGCGAGACCAGAAAAACAGCCCTTGCCATCCTCGAAGACCGGTTGACCAGAATTATACTGGCCACCTACAGCCCTGCCTCGGTGATCTCCTTCGCCAGAGGGCTAATGGATATAAGCTCCAGCCGAGGGGACGGTCCCCAGACCCTATGGAACTGGGCGGAAAACCTGGAGGATCGCCATGAAGAGGTCAGGCTGGAGGTGCTGAAGGTCGCCCACCATCGCTGGGCGGAGATATACGAGGTTTGGTTTGGCCCTATGGGGATCTTTGCGGCGCTAGACCTGGACAGCAACGGCACCCAGTTGGCCGATAGGCTGAGAGGGCTTAAAGATCGGTGGAAGGTGTTTAAAGAGGACATGGACCTGCCCGCCTTTTTAAGTGACCTGTCGGAATGTATAAAAAACGCCAGAGGGAAGCTGGCGGACTCTATAGCCCTTATGTTGCCCGAGAGGTCCGTAAAGGCCCACAGAGACGGCATAAAGGACCAGTCCTTTCTGTGGGATCTATCCCTGACCGGCTGGTCCCGGAAGGAGCTCGACCTGACCTCCGGCCTGCTGAGGATAGGGGGCCTCTGCTGGCATTGCTGGGAGGCCCGTAAGTCCGGTCGGGGGCTCATAGCCTTCGACGACATGATCCTCCGGGCGGGGGAGGTCCTGGAGAGGGAAAGGGACTACTCGAATCGTTTCAAAGAGATCATGGTCGACGAGTTTCAGGACACCAACGGCCTTCAGGACCGCTTAATTCGCTCCATGTCCGACGGCAAAAGGCTCTTTCTGGTCGGAGACCTTAAACAGTCTATATATCGGTTCAGACACGCCGATCTGTCCCTTTTCGGCGGCTACATCCAGGAGGTCCGCAAGGGAGGGGGAAGGTACGTCTCTCTGGACGTCAGTTTCAGGACCAGGGACGAGCTGATCCACAGGATAAACGACCTTTTCTCCAAGGTCTGGAAAGACGGGCTTGGCCGAAGCCTGCCCCATCTCTACGAGGAGCTCCGTCCTCCGGTGGATCAGGACTGGCACAAGCTCAGGCAGGAGGTTTCCGTCCCTCCTCTGGAGCTGTTGCTGACCTATCCGGAGAAAAAGACCTCCGCCGAGGAGAAGAGAAACATTGCCATGGAGCTTCTGTCTAACAGGCTGTCCTCTCTGGTCGGCGAGGCCACCGTGTGGGACAAGTCGGCGGGAAAAACAGGCCCTCTCAGATGGAGGGACGTGGCCATACTGGTGCCATCTCGGGCCATCTTCCCCGCTATCCAGAGGGTTTTAGGTGGTAGAGGTATCCCCCTCCACTTCGAGAAAAACACCTCCTACTACGCCAGGACCGAGGTTCAGGACTCGGTGGCGTTGCTTAAATACCTGTCCGACCCCGACGATATGCTGTCCCTCGCCGGTTTTCTGTCCTCCCCTCTGTCTGGCATCCCTCTGAGAGACGCTCAGGACCTGGTGTTTAAAGGGGCGGCCCTAGGGGAAAGGCTGGCTGAGGGGTTTCCTGGCCTGTGGAAAAAGCTGGAGAGATGGAGGATCACCGGTCGGGTGAAAGGTGCCTCGGCGGTCATGGAGGAGCTTGTGGCAGATGGATCTATTTTGGAGAGGTTCGCCGACTGGAAGAGGTCGGGAGTGGCGGCGAACCTGAGGAGGACCGTCGACCTACTGAGAGAGTACGAGAGCACCGTAGGCTCAGGGCTTTCCGGTGCCTCTGGCTGGCTCGCCGACGCTATGAAGCGAAAGGCCAAAGAGGAGGAGGCGGGCTCCGTCGGTCCCGACGAGGACGTGGTGAAGGTCATGACGATCCACGGATCGAAGGGCCTGGAATTCCCCATGGTGGTTCTGGCTGGCTGTGACGGAAGGAGAAGGGGATTCCCTCAGGCGCTGTTGCCGTCGATCCATCTCGGCGCTGCCCTCTCCGACGATCTGTCGTTAAGCAGAAAGGTTCACCGGTTTTTAGACGACGAAGAGGAAGAGGAGGAGGGGGAGAGGCTGTTCTACGTGGGCTGTACCAGAGCCAGAGATAGCCTTATCCTGGTCGGGACAGGAGAGCCCGCCGATGGATCCTGGCTTAAGACGGCTATGAATCACGGATTCATGGAATGGGCGGCTACCGAGCTGACCGGTGGGCCGTCGGCAGGCGATGAGCCTGTCTCGGCGGAGAGAGGGCCTGTGATAGGGTCTCCCGCCAAGCCAGGCGGTCTGGACAGGCTTAGCCCCTCCTCCTGGGCCCTGTTTCGCCACTGTCCCCACGGCTGGCGGCTCCGTTTTCGCCAGGCGGTGGATCTGTCCTGGGAGGCAGGCGACGGATCCGACCCAGGAGGTGCCGATCTGGGAACCTTGACCCACTGGCTTCTGGCCCGGTGGGATTTTTCCGTGGAAGGTAAAAAAGGAGTGGATAGGCTTTTAGCCTGGGATAGATCCCTCCTCCCGCCGGACCTGCGGCCTCTTTGGGCCCAGGTCGATGTACGATCCTCGGTAGAAAGTTGGCTTACCGATCTGGCGAAAGGCCCTGATGGAGGGATGTATCGAGAGCTCCTTCGTGAAGGGCGACTTAGAAGGGAGGTCCCCTTCAGGGTCCCTCTGGACGATGGTCCTCTTCTGGTCGGGGCGGTGGACCTGATGTGGGAGGAAGGCGGTAAGGTCTTTATAAGGGACTACAAGACCACCGGAGTGGACAGCGACGTCCATCGTCTCTACGACGACCAATTGAGGCTCTACGGCCTTGCGGTTCACCTAGGGATGGAGACAGATTCGGTGGACATGGCCCTCTGTCTTCTCAGAGAGGGAGGGAAGGAGCTCTCGGTGGACCTGGCTCCCTTCGGAAGTTGGGGCGACCTGGAGGAGGCGGTCAGAGCGGACGCCCTTTCCGCCGCCTCCGGTCCCTGGAGTCGATCGGTCGATTTCTGCGATAGCTGTCCCTTCAGACGGGTCTGTCGAGGGTACTAA